A single window of Buchnera aphidicola (Cinara kochiana kochiana) DNA harbors:
- the rplR gene encoding 50S ribosomal protein L18 yields MKGQLNKKNSRIRRYTKIRKNVCSHRIFRLVVHRTSRHVYAQIISRNTAKVLVCASTLEFKKLNINDIYTGNKCSAKIIGQLIAQRALKKKITTVFFDRSGFKYHGRIKELAESARISGLVF; encoded by the coding sequence ATGAAAGGACAATTAAATAAAAAAAATTCTCGTATTCGGCGTTATACCAAAATACGTAAAAATGTTTGTAGTCATCGTATTTTTCGATTAGTTGTACATCGTACATCTAGACATGTTTATGCTCAAATTATTTCTCGTAATACAGCGAAAGTATTAGTATGCGCTTCTACTTTAGAATTTAAAAAATTAAATATTAATGATATTTATACTGGTAATAAATGTTCTGCAAAAATAATCGGCCAATTAATTGCGCAACGAGCGTTAAAAAAAAAAATAACAACTGTTTTTTTTGATCGTTCTGGTTTTAAATATCATGGTCGAATTAAAGAATTAGCTGAATCAGCTCGTATATCTGGTTTAGTTTTTTAA
- the rpsE gene encoding 30S ribosomal protein S5, protein MNSDKKLSVELQEKLISVNRVSKTVKGGRIFSFTALTVVGDGNGKVGFGYGKAREVPSAIQKAMEQARKNMILIPLFHKTIQHSVHGSHTGSNIFMKPASEGTGIIAGGAMRSVLEVIGIQNILAKIYGSTNPINVVRATINGLKKVRSPDMIAKKLGKSIIKF, encoded by the coding sequence ATGAATTCTGATAAAAAATTATCTGTAGAATTACAAGAAAAATTAATTTCCGTAAATCGTGTATCAAAAACAGTTAAAGGTGGAAGAATTTTTTCTTTTACTGCATTAACAGTAGTGGGGGATGGTAATGGAAAAGTTGGATTTGGTTACGGAAAAGCGCGCGAAGTCCCCTCAGCGATTCAAAAAGCTATGGAACAAGCAAGAAAAAATATGATTTTAATTCCGTTATTCCATAAAACTATTCAACATTCTGTACATGGTTCTCATACAGGATCTAATATATTTATGAAACCGGCATCGGAAGGTACTGGAATTATTGCTGGAGGAGCTATGAGATCTGTATTAGAAGTTATTGGTATTCAAAATATTTTAGCTAAAATATATGGATCTACTAATCCAATTAATGTAGTTCGGGCGACTATTAATGGTTTAAAAAAAGTTCGATCGCCAGATATGATTGCCAAAAAACTTGGTAAATCTATTATTAAATTTTAA
- the rplN gene encoding 50S ribosomal protein L14, translating to MIQVQTILHVADNSGARLVMCIKVLGGSRRRYANIGDTIKIAIKEAIPRSKVKKGDVMKAVIVRTKKGIRRVDGSMIRFDNNACVILNDTTGQPIGTRIFGPVTRELRTESFMKIISLAPEVL from the coding sequence ATGATTCAAGTACAGACTATTTTACATGTAGCTGATAATTCTGGTGCACGTTTAGTAATGTGTATAAAGGTATTAGGTGGTTCTCGTCGACGATACGCTAATATCGGAGATACTATAAAAATAGCAATAAAAGAAGCAATTCCTCGTAGTAAAGTAAAAAAAGGTGATGTTATGAAGGCTGTTATTGTTCGTACGAAAAAAGGAATTCGTAGAGTAGATGGATCTATGATTCGTTTTGACAACAATGCATGTGTTATTCTAAATGATACTACCGGACAACCTATTGGAACTCGTATATTTGGTCCGGTTACACGAGAATTAAGAACAGAATCTTTTATGAAAATTATTTCTTTAGCTCCAGAAGTATTATAA
- the rpmC gene encoding 50S ribosomal protein L29, whose amino-acid sequence MHNITQYNINKQDLKKKLLELLQEQFNVRLQLSSGKLKKTHLIRKIRRKIARIKTLLMNWTNN is encoded by the coding sequence ATGCATAATATTACACAATATAATATTAATAAACAAGATTTAAAAAAAAAATTATTGGAATTATTACAAGAACAATTTAATGTTCGTCTTCAGTTATCATCTGGAAAATTAAAAAAGACACATTTGATAAGGAAGATAAGAAGGAAGATTGCGCGTATAAAAACTTTGTTAATGAATTGGACAAATAATTAA
- the secY gene encoding preprotein translocase subunit SecY, giving the protein MSTLYNLKKRIWFVFIAIIIFRIGSFIPIPGINIKVLEQFLIHQNSSLLTMFNIFSGGSLNRVSVFTLGVMPYISSSIIIQLLTLIFSHLRNLKKEGEAGNKKINQYTKYLTLLLSIIQSISVIVGLPFIPGMQNIFIFTDFYFYVIAVISLVTGTIFLMWLGEFITEKGLGNGTSLIIFFGIVATLPVSIKQTISVMHINHFSILYMIFISLIMFVAIFIVVFLEKSQRKITVCYARRQQGRRIYASHHSFLPLKINMAGVVPVIFSSSLILFASIIVTYCRYIFGNFIYLIKFFDFFKFNHSIYVIINIILIVFFCFFYTNIMFNVRDTATNLKKSGAFLPGIRPGIRTEQYIKKIVLKLTTIGSVYTVFICLVPDIMREWFKVPFYFGGTSLLIVVVVLMEFIIQIQTLMMSTQYKKILKKANLYLKN; this is encoded by the coding sequence ATGTCTACATTATATAATTTAAAAAAAAGAATATGGTTTGTTTTTATAGCTATTATAATATTTCGTATAGGTTCTTTTATTCCTATTCCTGGTATTAATATAAAAGTTTTAGAACAATTTTTAATTCACCAAAATAGTTCTTTATTAACAATGTTTAATATTTTTTCTGGAGGATCATTAAATCGTGTTTCGGTATTTACGTTAGGGGTTATGCCTTATATTTCTTCTTCTATTATAATACAGCTATTAACATTAATTTTTTCACATTTACGTAATTTAAAAAAAGAAGGAGAAGCAGGAAATAAAAAAATTAATCAATATACCAAATATTTGACTTTATTATTATCAATAATTCAATCTATTAGTGTTATTGTTGGATTACCATTTATTCCCGGTATGCAGAATATTTTTATATTTACAGATTTTTATTTTTATGTAATTGCAGTTATTAGTTTAGTAACTGGAACTATATTTTTAATGTGGTTAGGAGAATTTATTACAGAAAAGGGTTTAGGTAACGGCACTTCTTTAATTATTTTTTTTGGAATAGTAGCTACTTTACCTGTTTCTATCAAACAAACAATTTCAGTTATGCATATTAATCATTTTAGTATTTTATATATGATTTTTATTTCATTAATAATGTTTGTTGCTATTTTTATAGTAGTTTTTTTAGAAAAAAGTCAACGTAAAATTACTGTATGTTATGCTCGTCGTCAACAAGGTCGACGTATATATGCATCACATCATAGTTTTTTACCCTTAAAAATTAATATGGCTGGAGTGGTCCCTGTAATTTTTTCGTCTAGTTTAATTTTATTTGCATCGATTATTGTAACTTATTGTCGTTATATATTTGGTAATTTTATTTACTTAATAAAATTTTTTGATTTTTTTAAATTTAATCATAGTATTTATGTAATAATAAATATTATATTAATAGTATTTTTTTGTTTTTTTTATACTAATATTATGTTCAATGTACGAGATACAGCTACAAATTTAAAAAAATCTGGTGCTTTTTTGCCTGGAATACGGCCAGGTATACGTACAGAACAATATATTAAAAAAATTGTTTTAAAATTAACTACAATTGGTTCTGTGTACACTGTATTTATATGTTTAGTTCCAGATATTATGCGCGAATGGTTTAAGGTGCCATTTTATTTTGGTGGTACTTCTTTATTAATTGTGGTAGTAGTTCTTATGGAATTTATTATACAAATACAAACATTAATGATGTCTACTCAATATAAAAAAATATTAAAAAAAGCAAACTTATATTTAAAAAATTAA
- the rpsK gene encoding 30S ribosomal protein S11, translating into MLKKKTSPSKKRIKKQILDGIAHIHASFNNTIVTITDRQGNTLGWATSGGSGFRGSRKSTPFAAQVAAEKCADRVKDYGIKNLEIMVKGPGPGRESTIRALNASGFRITNITDVTPIPHNGCRPPKKRRV; encoded by the coding sequence ATGTTGAAAAAAAAAACAAGTCCTTCTAAGAAACGTATTAAAAAACAAATTTTAGATGGTATTGCGCATATTCATGCGTCATTTAATAATACAATTGTTACAATTACTGATCGTCAAGGTAATACATTGGGTTGGGCAACTTCTGGTGGTTCTGGTTTTAGAGGTTCTAGAAAATCAACTCCTTTTGCAGCACAAGTAGCTGCGGAAAAATGCGCAGATCGTGTTAAGGACTACGGAATAAAAAATTTAGAAATTATGGTAAAGGGTCCGGGTCCAGGTCGTGAATCTACTATTCGAGCGTTAAACGCTTCTGGTTTTCGTATTACTAATATTACTGATGTGACACCAATTCCTCATAATGGATGTCGACCTCCGAAAAAACGTAGAGTTTAG
- the rplP gene encoding 50S ribosomal protein L16, with protein MLQPKRTKFRKMHKGKNRGLSVDNKINFGTYGLKAIDRGRLTSRQIESARRTITRSVKRQGKMWIRVFPDKPITQKPLEVRMGKGKGNVEYWVALVQPGKILYEIKGISEEESRSVFKLASSKLPIKTIFVAKTVI; from the coding sequence ATGTTGCAACCAAAACGTACAAAATTTCGTAAAATGCATAAAGGAAAAAATAGAGGTTTGTCTGTAGATAATAAAATTAACTTTGGAACGTATGGTTTAAAAGCTATTGATCGAGGTAGATTAACGTCTCGACAAATTGAATCTGCTCGCAGAACAATTACAAGATCTGTAAAACGCCAAGGTAAAATGTGGATTCGTGTTTTTCCAGATAAACCTATTACACAAAAACCTTTAGAAGTACGTATGGGTAAAGGTAAAGGAAATGTTGAATACTGGGTAGCACTAGTGCAGCCTGGTAAAATATTATATGAAATTAAAGGTATATCAGAAGAAGAATCTCGATCTGTGTTTAAACTAGCTTCATCTAAATTACCTATTAAAACTATTTTTGTTGCTAAAACGGTAATATAA
- the rplO gene encoding 50S ribosomal protein L15: MYLNLLSNSVCIKKKRKRVCRGIGSGLGKTGGRGHKGQKSRSGGKIRNSFEGGQTPLYRRLPKFGFTSNKKNFVDEIRLFELNQLSQFDKINLAVLKQVNLIKKHIKYVKIIKAGIINKPIVVSGITVTQGARFCIESVGGTIQN, from the coding sequence ATGTATTTAAATTTATTATCAAATTCGGTATGTATAAAAAAAAAAAGAAAACGTGTATGTAGAGGTATTGGATCGGGATTAGGTAAAACAGGAGGAAGAGGTCATAAAGGTCAAAAATCTAGATCTGGAGGAAAAATTCGTAATAGTTTTGAAGGAGGTCAAACGCCGCTATATCGAAGATTACCGAAATTTGGTTTTACTTCTAATAAAAAAAATTTTGTGGATGAAATTCGATTATTTGAATTAAATCAATTATCTCAATTTGATAAGATAAACCTTGCTGTTTTAAAACAAGTAAATTTAATTAAAAAACATATTAAATATGTTAAAATTATTAAAGCAGGAATAATCAATAAACCGATAGTAGTTTCCGGAATTACCGTAACACAAGGAGCTCGTTTTTGTATTGAATCAGTTGGAGGTACTATTCAAAATTAA
- the rplE gene encoding 50S ribosomal protein L5, with product MSRLHRYYITYVIPKLMNEFNYSTIMAVPQITKITLNMGVGKSVIDKKILEYAINDLTQISGQKPVITVAKKSIATFKIRKGYPIGCKVTLRGRRKWDFFDKLITIAIPRIRDFRGMSRKSFDGRGNYSLGIREQIIFPEINYEKIDSVRGMDITITTNARSDQECESLLVAFNFPFQK from the coding sequence ATGTCTAGATTACATCGTTATTATATTACTTATGTTATTCCTAAGTTAATGAATGAATTTAATTATTCTACTATAATGGCTGTTCCTCAAATAACAAAAATTACTTTAAATATGGGTGTAGGAAAGTCAGTTATAGATAAAAAAATATTGGAATATGCGATAAATGATTTAACTCAAATTTCTGGTCAAAAACCAGTTATTACTGTTGCTAAAAAATCTATTGCAACTTTTAAGATTCGGAAGGGATATCCTATTGGATGTAAAGTTACTTTAAGAGGTAGGAGGAAATGGGATTTTTTCGATAAACTTATTACTATTGCAATACCGCGTATACGTGATTTTAGAGGTATGTCCCGTAAATCATTTGATGGAAGAGGTAATTATAGCCTGGGTATTCGTGAACAAATTATTTTTCCAGAAATTAATTATGAAAAAATTGATTCTGTTCGAGGTATGGATATTACTATTACTACTAATGCTCGATCAGATCAAGAGTGTGAATCTCTTTTAGTTGCGTTTAACTTTCCTTTCCAAAAATAA
- the rpsN gene encoding 30S ribosomal protein S14: MAKQSMKEREIKRIKLALKYRTIRSQLKKIIKSKTSLDKDRWNAMLKLQTLPRDSSPSRQRNRCRQTGRPHAFLRKFGLSRMKLREAAMRGEIPGLTKASW, encoded by the coding sequence ATGGCTAAGCAATCTATGAAAGAACGAGAAATTAAGAGAATTAAATTAGCATTAAAATATCGTACAATACGATCTCAATTAAAAAAAATTATAAAATCTAAAACATCTTTAGATAAAGATCGTTGGAATGCTATGCTAAAATTACAAACTTTACCTCGAGACTCTAGTCCATCTCGACAACGTAATCGTTGTCGACAAACTGGACGTCCACATGCTTTTTTGCGTAAATTTGGATTAAGTCGTATGAAATTACGTGAAGCTGCCATGAGAGGAGAAATTCCGGGTTTAACTAAGGCGAGTTGGTAA
- the rpsM gene encoding 30S ribosomal protein S13: MARIAGINIPDYKHILIALTEIYGIGLSSSKKICNDVKIQYDIKVNKLNEQQIEKLRLIISKLIVEGDLRREKTINIKRLMDIGCYRGLRHRKHLPVRGQRTKTNARTCKGPRKLIKSR, encoded by the coding sequence ATGGCGAGAATTGCTGGAATAAATATTCCTGATTATAAACACATATTAATAGCATTGACAGAAATTTATGGTATTGGATTATCTTCGTCTAAAAAAATTTGTAATGATGTAAAGATTCAATATGATATTAAAGTAAATAAATTAAATGAACAACAAATTGAAAAGTTACGTTTGATAATATCAAAATTAATTGTAGAGGGAGATTTGCGTAGAGAAAAAACTATTAATATTAAAAGATTAATGGATATTGGTTGTTATAGAGGATTACGTCACAGAAAACATCTTCCGGTACGTGGACAAAGAACTAAAACTAATGCTCGTACATGCAAAGGACCGAGAAAGTTAATAAAAAGTAGATAA
- the rpmJ gene encoding 50S ribosomal protein L36 gives MKVRASVKKLCRSCKIIRRKNVIRVICSNDPKHKQRQG, from the coding sequence ATGAAAGTTCGCGCATCAGTTAAAAAATTATGTCGTAGTTGTAAAATTATACGCCGAAAAAATGTGATTCGCGTCATTTGCAGTAATGACCCTAAACATAAACAAAGACAGGGTTAA
- the rpmD gene encoding 50S ribosomal protein L30, translating into MKKISIKQIKSQIGRLPKHISTMKGLGLRHIGDIVEREDTSAVRGMIKKVFYMVTFS; encoded by the coding sequence ATGAAAAAAATTTCTATCAAACAAATAAAAAGTCAAATTGGTCGTTTACCAAAACATATATCTACTATGAAAGGATTAGGTTTACGTCATATCGGTGATATTGTAGAACGAGAAGATACTTCTGCTGTTCGAGGTATGATAAAAAAAGTTTTTTATATGGTAACTTTTAGTTAA
- the rplX gene encoding 50S ribosomal protein L24 produces the protein MAAKIHLNDVVIILTGRDKGKVGIVKKIYRKNSMLIVQGINIVKKHQKAIPERQQMGGIILQESPIHISNVSIFNKKTNEADKVEFVWISGKKKRRYKSTQEELLK, from the coding sequence ATGGCTGCAAAAATACATTTAAATGATGTAGTAATAATATTAACCGGACGAGATAAAGGTAAAGTTGGTATAGTAAAAAAAATATATCGTAAGAATAGTATGTTAATTGTACAAGGAATTAATATAGTAAAAAAACATCAAAAGGCAATTCCAGAAAGACAGCAAATGGGCGGAATTATTTTACAGGAATCACCTATTCATATATCTAATGTATCAATTTTTAATAAAAAAACTAATGAAGCAGATAAAGTAGAATTTGTTTGGATTTCAGGTAAAAAAAAACGTAGATATAAATCTACTCAAGAAGAATTATTAAAATAA
- the rpsC gene encoding 30S ribosomal protein S3: MGQKVHPNGMRLGIIRSWNSIWFASKKEFPDYIDNDFKVRSFIMKKLITASISKIIIERLSKSIKLTIYTARPGIVIGKKGEDVEKLRVEISKLTSVPAQINISEIRKPELDAKLVADNIASQLERRIMFRRAMKRSVQNAIRQGAKGIKVEISGRLGGVEIARREWYREGRVPLHTLRADIEYSTSEAHTTYGVIGVKVWIFKGEILDGMIANHKKDKKQISPIKKFSRKYRR; the protein is encoded by the coding sequence ATGGGTCAAAAAGTACATCCTAATGGTATGCGTTTAGGTATTATTAGATCTTGGAATTCTATTTGGTTTGCTAGTAAAAAAGAATTTCCTGACTATATAGATAATGATTTTAAAGTTCGTAGTTTTATAATGAAAAAATTAATAACAGCTTCGATATCAAAAATTATTATTGAACGTTTGTCAAAAAGTATTAAATTAACGATATATACAGCCAGGCCTGGTATAGTGATTGGTAAAAAAGGAGAAGATGTTGAAAAATTACGTGTTGAAATTTCTAAATTAACTAGTGTACCAGCTCAAATTAATATTTCGGAAATTAGAAAACCAGAACTAGATGCTAAATTAGTAGCTGATAATATTGCTTCGCAACTAGAAAGACGAATAATGTTTCGTCGAGCTATGAAACGTTCTGTACAAAACGCTATTCGTCAAGGAGCAAAAGGTATTAAGGTTGAAATCAGCGGACGGTTAGGGGGTGTAGAAATTGCACGTAGGGAATGGTATAGAGAGGGAAGAGTGCCTTTACATACGTTAAGAGCGGATATTGAATATAGTACTTCAGAAGCACATACTACGTATGGAGTAATTGGTGTAAAAGTATGGATTTTTAAAGGTGAAATATTGGATGGTATGATTGCAAATCATAAAAAAGATAAAAAACAAATTAGCCCAATAAAAAAATTTTCTCGAAAATATCGTAGATAA
- the rplF gene encoding 50S ribosomal protein L6 — protein sequence MSRIAKSSITIPENVTFFLSKLEVIINGPLGSLTRKIHKCIKITRKNNSLFFSHDHLSESYGWMQAGTYRSLVYTMIVGVTVGFKKQLNLIGIGYRVIMENTNILKLYLGFSHPIIYKIPNTIKVILLPQNEIVLTGIDKQLVGQVAANIRSYRIPEPYKGKGIRYLNEVVRIKEAKKK from the coding sequence ATGTCTCGTATTGCTAAATCATCTATTACAATTCCCGAAAATGTAACGTTTTTTTTATCTAAATTAGAAGTCATTATTAATGGTCCGTTAGGTTCTTTAACACGTAAAATACATAAATGTATTAAAATTACTAGAAAAAATAATTCTTTATTTTTTTCACATGATCATTTATCTGAATCATATGGTTGGATGCAAGCTGGTACTTATCGTTCTTTAGTTTATACTATGATTGTAGGTGTTACAGTTGGATTTAAAAAACAATTAAATTTAATTGGTATTGGTTATCGTGTTATAATGGAAAACACTAATATTTTAAAATTATATTTAGGATTTTCGCATCCTATTATTTATAAAATTCCTAATACAATAAAAGTAATATTATTACCTCAAAATGAGATTGTTTTAACAGGAATAGACAAACAACTTGTTGGACAAGTAGCTGCTAATATACGATCTTATCGTATTCCTGAACCATATAAAGGTAAAGGTATTCGTTATTTAAATGAAGTTGTGCGCATTAAGGAGGCGAAAAAAAAGTAG
- the rpsQ gene encoding 30S ribosomal protein S17 has protein sequence MNEKKNILQGYVTSNKMQKSAIVTIDRRVKHIMYGKFINKRTKLCIHDEKDICNIGDLVEICECRPISKTKSWTLLRVIEKSII, from the coding sequence ATGAATGAAAAAAAAAATATTTTACAGGGTTATGTTACTAGTAATAAGATGCAAAAATCTGCTATTGTTACTATAGATCGTAGAGTAAAACATATTATGTACGGTAAGTTTATTAATAAAAGAACAAAATTATGTATACATGATGAAAAAGATATTTGTAATATTGGAGATTTAGTTGAAATATGTGAATGTCGACCAATATCCAAAACTAAATCTTGGACTTTATTACGTGTTATAGAAAAATCAATAATTTAA
- the rpsH gene encoding 30S ribosomal protein S8: MSMQDPIADMLTCIRNGQNANKIFVVVPFSKMKENIIKVLKYEGYIGSYKIQNIKIIQLKIFLKYFNGKSVIEHISRVSRPGLRKYCKKYKLPVVMNNLGIAIISTSRGIMTDRIARQKGLGGEVICYVD; this comes from the coding sequence ATGAGTATGCAGGATCCTATAGCAGATATGTTAACTTGTATTCGTAACGGTCAAAATGCAAATAAAATTTTTGTAGTAGTTCCTTTTTCTAAAATGAAAGAAAATATTATAAAAGTTTTAAAATATGAAGGATATATTGGTAGTTATAAAATTCAAAATATAAAGATTATACAGTTAAAAATTTTTTTAAAATATTTTAATGGTAAATCAGTTATTGAACATATTTCTCGAGTCAGTCGTCCAGGTTTGCGTAAGTATTGTAAAAAGTATAAATTACCTGTTGTTATGAATAATTTAGGTATTGCTATTATTTCTACATCAAGAGGAATTATGACGGATCGAATTGCGCGACAAAAAGGATTAGGTGGAGAAGTTATATGTTATGTGGATTAA